In Argiope bruennichi chromosome X1, qqArgBrue1.1, whole genome shotgun sequence, the genomic stretch GACCCGtgagaaattatcaaaaattcagtAAGCAGATAATGTACTTATCGTGTTATTTAAGGATAATTAAGTGGTATCGTTTCACTCctcaaaaaattgtttactgCTGAGTTGTATGACAATCTCAGATGATTAAAAAGAGGACAAAAAATACTCAAGTTGTCATGCAATTGTCAGCTCTTCACCTGTTCATCAACAGATAATTGTCATTCAGTACATCATGTTTTCCTTTATAGTAGACACATCAGAAATTTACTTGCAGGCCAGCCTTCTATAATCTATTATAACCTATACATAACCACAACcttaaactggctactccgacccgccggaaggcacacggaaaaatctgaatgaccggaccgccgcaacagcagcactggttgagtcctaagggccatcaccggccacggtacaatccttccctaaagaaatacgtcccgtcatcaatgggaggagtcagacTCCCACCTTTTCATGTACCCACAAGTGTACACCAACAAGAACCAACcgccatgccggaagcttctcatcttcaattaCGAATGCCCCTTCCCCGTGGGACGTAACCTGTGCGTAAAGTATTCGTTAGAAGAATAATCAATACGTTACatgcatttctgaaattattggcTCTACATGAATGTTCTTGAATAGCAGCTTGGCGGGACCTCTGCGCTGAATATATCAGTCTAATAATCGTTGTCCGAAATTCGGtcctttgtaattttttacttttttaatttatgcctAATTATATCATTGGATAATACAGCACATTGCTTCCAcctgtgtttatttaaaaaagtcttttcaGAGCACTACGTCCCGTCATCGACTACCCTAGTATTCAGCACTTTGAATAACCAGAAGAAGAGTCtctcatttgttattttttttccattcattacTGCAACTCTCCTTGCCTTCATATGATAAGCGAGAAACTTATAAGATTAATCTTCATTCGGTTGCTTTACTACGGTTACTttatcaaagatttcttttattgtattttcaaggTAAAAAGTGCGCATGTATAGTCAgttactaataatttataaatatttctttgtaaaagagCTATAAATTGTTGTTAGCAAATAATGCAAGTATGTAGACCCTGAAAAATTCCTGTAATCTACTACTAATATTGGGCATATGCTTTCGAAAGGCATaatgtttttacattataatttctTGCCCATAAAGGATTATTATTGGTTTTAGAATTGCAAATGAAGCATTGCCCGtatctttccaatattttttttcaaaaagaatggtTTCTTAGATTTCCTAAAACGAATAAtccttttatcagaaaaaaagtggACAGTATCTGAGTTTCCAAATggggaaatatttgaaaaattccgTCATCGTAAAATAGATTTAACTATCTAAATGTTTctcatatacttttaaaatgtgtgttataattattttttttttctttcaggtgtTGCTTTTACTTGTACTTTCACACCTGGCATTACAATGATAGCCAAATACTTCTATCGCCGAAGAGGACTCGCCAATGGATTGACAATGGCCGGAAATGCCCTAGGAGGGATAGTAATGCCCCTTGTTGCAAATAAACTAATTTCTGAATACACAGTTCGCGGTTGCTTCCTCATTATGGGAAGTATATTGCTTCATGCATGCGTTGGAGCTATGCTGTGGCAACCAGTAGAATGGCATCAAAAAAAGAAACCGGTGGAGAGCATTCCTATTTTAGAAAGTAATCCTCCAGAGGAGAGTGAATCGTCACCTGGAAAAGAGACTCTGTATGCTCAAGAAGAATCAAGAAATACTTCTATTCAAGAAGATCATACAGTTTCAAACAAAGACAGCAtgcttattgaaaatttcaattttgagtcTGGATTCGATTTATCTCTAGAAAGTTCAGTTATCTTAAAATCAAGTGCACCAGAGATTTATGCTGAACGGAGAAATGGTAATATGTATTCTTCGGGTCCAAATCTATATTCTAACAAAAGTTGTGCAccaaatagtaataataaaatgattagagGAGGATCATCTCCTCATTTAGCTGATGTGCCGAAAAATGAAAGAACTTATGGATCATCCGTGAGTACTGAATCTTTGCCTCATATGTTCAAGCTTGCACCTAGACTATTAAAAAATAGCTCCAGagcttcatcatttatttatttgagctcCTACAGTTTCGGGCCTACTGTCGGTGCAATTTTGACGAAGGAGCATTTTACAGGACTTGATGCGAGTGATTCCAAAGTTATTTCGGAAAATACGTGTGAAGTAAAAAATCACCGAAAATGGAAATTGTTTCCATTTCTAAAAAGTTTGCCAATTGATCTGTCCATTTTTGAAAAGAGTCGGTTTTATATAATGACTGTTACTCTGTTTTTCTCCGCTTTAGGGTACCCAGGAACACAGATCTTCCTGCCGTATCGTGCTACTACTTTAGGTCTCTCAGAAGCTCATGCAGCTTCATTGCTATCTGTTCTAGCATTCACAGATTTAATTGGTCGAATATCTTGTGCTTGGATATCTGACTGCAATTTTTGCCCAAGAAAATATTGGTTTATAGGAGGGATGTTCATGTCCGGAGTGTTTGGCCTCAGCTTACCTCTTTACAAATCATATGTGGCACTTTTAGCTGGAACTGCCGGTTTTGGATTTTTCTGTGGTGCCTATATTGGTCTGGTTGTAGTTTTGTTTGCTGATGCCTATAGTTCTGAGAAGGTAGCTCTGGCTTACAGTTTGTCTACAGTATTTGGAGGCTTCATGGCACTTGGAGGGCCTCCTTTGATgggtaagaaattttatataatagataattGTGCTGTAATTTTgttaaggaaatataaaattaacaattaagagaAATTGggttaaaaatatacttttcagtacaaacattaaaactgtatgagaGAAGTATGAGCATCTAATACTGAGAaacaaattaataacttttagtGTTATGATTTTAATCTCTTGTCAATTCCATTAAACACAATTCTACtgcgcacaattttttttatcaagaattaaaaactataaaatccaAATGGATTAAATTTCGAACTTTCCTTGTGAACATTTACATTGCATACTGAGCATAAATTGTACTATCATACAAGTGGATGCTACTCATCAGTACTCTAAACTTACTTCTGAATGTATGAACCCAAAACTAGAGAGTTATCCCATTTTTCGTAGTTAAACAAGAAAAatggtaattattaaaaaagaaagttactAAATAGGTATTCAAGACAATCTGTTGGAAAGTAGATCATGCCTTTTTACAGATGTATATTCGTCGTCATAGTTGCACTGTAATGGCAGTTAAATGGTC encodes the following:
- the LOC129958759 gene encoding monocarboxylate transporter 12-B-like isoform X2 — its product is MQYHLEVQTFDHSRKCAPLASVLSQLIGPRKVALGGGLLAFAGLTASSFTPSLEYLYVFYGVVQGVAFTCTFTPGITMIAKYFYRRRGLANGLTMAGNALGGIVMPLVANKLISEYTVRGCFLIMGSILLHACVGAMLWQPVEWHQKKKPVESIPILESNPPEESESSPGKETLYAQEESRNTSIQEDHTVSNKDSMLIENFNFESGFDLSLESSVILKSSAPEIYAERRNGNMYSSGPNLYSNKSCAPNSNNKMIRGGSSPHLADVPKNERTYGSSVSTESLPHMFKLAPRLLKNSSRASSFIYLSSYSFGPTVGAILTKEHFTGLDASDSKVISENTCEVKNHRKWKLFPFLKSLPIDLSIFEKSRFYIMTVTLFFSALGYPGTQIFLPYRATTLGLSEAHAASLLSVLAFTDLIGRISCAWISDCNFCPRKYWFIGGMFMSGVFGLSLPLYKSYVALLAGTAGFGFFCGAYIGLVVVLFADAYSSEKVALAYSLSTVFGGFMALGGPPLMGYVLETTGSYVICQSILGSAQFAGSAIWLAEPWATRYEKRRLEDKKNQKSPEEQQLV
- the LOC129958759 gene encoding monocarboxylate transporter 12-B-like isoform X1 produces the protein MAPRPEAERSELTGGTALKNSLSSLSDMPETRRDEFSETPEKAPSKVNPTAQVPKVAVPPDGGWGWMVLLGTMTVNFVIIGHGKSFGVYFKKLMEEFDASPSRVAWLQSLQISVFCFLSPLASVLSQLIGPRKVALGGGLLAFAGLTASSFTPSLEYLYVFYGVVQGVAFTCTFTPGITMIAKYFYRRRGLANGLTMAGNALGGIVMPLVANKLISEYTVRGCFLIMGSILLHACVGAMLWQPVEWHQKKKPVESIPILESNPPEESESSPGKETLYAQEESRNTSIQEDHTVSNKDSMLIENFNFESGFDLSLESSVILKSSAPEIYAERRNGNMYSSGPNLYSNKSCAPNSNNKMIRGGSSPHLADVPKNERTYGSSVSTESLPHMFKLAPRLLKNSSRASSFIYLSSYSFGPTVGAILTKEHFTGLDASDSKVISENTCEVKNHRKWKLFPFLKSLPIDLSIFEKSRFYIMTVTLFFSALGYPGTQIFLPYRATTLGLSEAHAASLLSVLAFTDLIGRISCAWISDCNFCPRKYWFIGGMFMSGVFGLSLPLYKSYVALLAGTAGFGFFCGAYIGLVVVLFADAYSSEKVALAYSLSTVFGGFMALGGPPLMGYVLETTGSYVICQSILGSAQFAGSAIWLAEPWATRYEKRRLEDKKNQKSPEEQQLV